One Aphidius gifuensis isolate YNYX2018 linkage group LG3, ASM1490517v1, whole genome shotgun sequence DNA window includes the following coding sequences:
- the LOC122852691 gene encoding uncharacterized protein LOC122852691: protein MENVCEKWKRISKFQAWNEVDKFFAGDFYFFNQEHFGDRKPPQEIVEKVIIRCGQFLNRLILGDYIESSIMRVVADHCCNVTYLQLGFHVHNTMDYVGVFEKLIKLHTIKILTHYSTKFDPQNFLSLTADINTIYYSVGSYGDTPSRSWCNNFSSVISNCHVLHSLNLREIKFDKSTFKIITKIQTLKHLGLIFCKLPSNSKKIKKLVNLESLELERIANMENEFLQAICENLNNLKSIAIKNLMAPKITRQGFYLFSAPQSLKSIRICMMEREIDNTVFFQFQNLIKLECCGCQLVTDVAIKRVLENCPALEVLNVMGTAVTVATIQLADRATRHRFGNASKLHVFIHQNIIKDFECLNTPANKYLVLQHDVFWQNQTRVFN from the exons ATGGAGaatg tatgTGAGAAATGGAAACGTATAAGTAAATTCCAAGCTTGGAATGAAGTTGACAAATTTTTTGCTGgtgatttctatttttttaatcaagaaCATTTTGGAGATAGAAAACCACCACAAGAAATTGTTGAGAAAGTCATTATACGATGTGGTCAATTTTTAAACAGACTAATATTGGGTGATTATATTGAATCAAGTATCATGAGAGTTGTTGCTGATCATTGTTGCAACGTAACATATTTACAATTGGGATTTCACGTTCATAATACAATGGATTATGTTGGTGTTTTTGAAAAACTTATCAAGTTACATACAATCAAAATTTTGACTCATTATTCAACGAAATTTGATCctcaaaattttctaagtctcACAGCTGATATtaatactatttattattctgtTGGATCATATGGAGATACACCAAGTCGAAGTTGgtgcaataatttttcatca GTAATTTCGAATTGTCATGTACTCCATTCACTCAATTtacgagaaataaaatttgacaaaagtacatttaaaataataacaaagattCAAACATTAAAACATCTtggtttaatattttgtaaattgccatcaaatagcaaaaaaattaagaagcTTGTTAATTTAGAAAGTCTTGAACTTGAACGTATAGcaaatatggaaaatgaatTTCTTCAGGCaatttgtgaaaatttaaataatttaaaaagtattgcaattaaaaatttaatggcaCCAAAAATAACAAGACAAGGCTTTTATCTTTTTAGTGCACCACAAAGTTTAAAATCAATACGTATTTGCATGATGGAACGTGAAATTGATAACAcagtattttttcaatttcaaaatttaattaaattagaatGTTGTGGTTGTCAATTAGTGACTGATGTTGCTATTAAAAGAGTACTTGAAAATTGTCCTGCACTTGAAGTTTTAAATGTCATGGGAACTGCTGTAACAGTTGCTACTATTCAATTGGCTGATAGAGCAACACGTCATCGTTTTGGTAATGCatcaaaattacatgtatttatacaTCAAAATATCATCAAGGACTTTGAATGTTTAAACACACCAGCCAATAAATATCTTGTACTTCAACACGATGTTTTTTGGCAAAATCAAACAcgtgtttttaattaa
- the LOC122852690 gene encoding neprilysin-like: MIPQAKNLFLYRIIVIHVIILMHILQSKGATIKYENEPVCKTETCRDIANEIINGMDTRANPCNDFYQYACGNWGKNYQKTNNIMTYMNIINNRTKYYLKDILESNITSDENLSLKKAKELYKVCMNTSKIESQGIIGLVELINQQGGGWPMTMDNQEWILSNDNFNWQIIDESINKLLGKSLLFNIQIKPDVFDTSSHIIQLSSPKTQTAAGLTLDEEHLKAYMQKNLTRKYINGIGKIAKIIAKQKSVKNISDDVIEADARNIVTLEVKLNQITRVGINTTDQDLLAPFTKLTIDELQKKYNSMIPEQSNRKINWLEYIRNYLSVVPEINVNGSTIITVHPLRYFINLAKVLDETPKRDIINTMHWWLISELLPYTNQEMLNISREFSPVMMEIQPRWIICTAENELKHAISHEYIKRYFPNNAKEATEQMVGQIIHEMREHIENSTWMDSQSKQSALDKLNGMRQFIGFPDWYLNKNITYHYYNKLKIGDNYMENYLSIRKFNIKNNLELFNTPVDKKKSNLIATVVNAYHDYPENSLSIPAVILQRPFYSKEQPDAVNYGGIGGVIGHEISHGFDDIGRRYDNNGNLKNWWSNNTLNDYKKRAWCFVEKFKKYAIVSQNTTYKLNSIKTLSENIADSTGIRAVFKAFEKHSVEKYSLNNMRLIGLENINTRKLFFLSYAHSFCEAMPLNKMLNMLMTDVHSPAPFRMTGTLSNMKEFSDVFECSNKTIMNPQTKCGLWY, from the exons ATGATTCCCCAGGCGAAAAACCTATTTCT ttacaGAATAATTGTAATTCATGTAATTATACTGATGCACATATTGCAATCAAAAGGAGCAACTATCAAGTATGAAAATGAACCGGTTTGTAAAACTGAAACATGTCGTGATATag ctaatgaaattattaatggtATGGATACACGTGCAAATCCATGCaatgatttttatcaatatgcTTGTGGTAATTGgggaaaaaattatcaaaaaacaaataatataatgacttatatgaatattataaataatagaacaaaatattatttaaaag atattttagaGTCGAATATAACAtctgatgaaaatttatcattaaaaaaagctAAAGAATTGTACAAAGTTTGTATGAATACAA GTAAAATTGAGAGCCAAGGAATAATTGGATTAGTGGagttaattaatcaacaaGGTGGTGGCTGGCCAATGACCATGGACAACCAAGAATGgatattatcaaatgataattttaattggcaaataattgatgaaagtataaacaaattattgggaaaatcattattatttaatattcaaattaaaccTGATGTATTTGATACATCATCTCATATTATTCAG ttATCATCACCCAAAACACAAACTGCTGCTGGTTTAACATTAGATGAAGAACATCTTAAAGcatatatgcaaaaaaatcttactcgtaaatatataaatggtATTGGTAaaattgctaaaataattgcaaaacaaaaaagtgttaaaaatatttctgatGATGTAATTGAAGCTGATGCTAGAAATATTGTTACTCTAGAAGTTAAATTGAATCaa attacAAGAGTTGGAATAAACACAACTGATCAAGATCTTCTTGCtccatttacaaaattaactATTGATGAGttacagaaaaaatataattcaatgattCCAGAACAATCAAAtagaaaa atcaATTGGCTGGAGTATATTCGTAATTACTTATCTGTTGTTCCTGAAATTAATGTAAAtggatcaacaattattactgTGCATCCATTAAGatactttattaatttagcAAAAGTTCTTGATGAAACACCAAAAAGAGacatca ttaacacAATGCACTGGTGGTTGATAAGTGAGCTCTTGCCTTATACAAATCAAGAGATGTTGAATATATCAAGAGAATTTAGTCCAGTAATGATGGAAATTCAACCAag ATGGATTATCTGTACAGCAGAAAACGAATTAAAACATGCAATTTCACATGAGTATATTAAAAGATACTTTCCAAATAATGCAAAAGAAgct actGAACAAATGGTTGGCCAAATTATTCATGAAATGAGAGAACACATTGAAAATTCTACTTGGATGGATTCACAATCGAAACAAAGTgctcttgataaattaaatgggATGAGACAATTTATTGGCTTTCCTGActggtatttaaataaaaatatcacttaccattattacaacaaa cTCAAAATTGGTGATAATTatatggaaaattatttatcaattcgtaaatttaatattaaaaataatcttgaattatttaatacaccagttgataaaaaaaa gtCAAATCTAATTGCAACTGTTGTAAATGCCTATCATGATTATCCAGAAAATTCTTTGt caaTTCCAGCAGTAATTTTACAACGACCATTTTACAGTAAAGAACAACCAGA TGCTGTCAATTATGGAGGAATTGGTGGTGTAATAG gTCATGAAATTTCTCATGGATTCGATGACATTGGACGTCGTTATGACAATAatggcaatttaaaaaattggtgGTCAAATAATACACTTAATgactataaaaaaagagcCTGGTGTTTCgtggaaaaatttaaaaaatacgcAATTGTTTCGCAGAATACAACTtacaag ctaaattcaataaaaacattgtCAGAAAATATTGCTGATTCAACAGGCATACGAGCTGTATTTAAGGCATTTGAAAAACACtctgttgaaaaatattcattaaataatatgcgGCTAATTGGtttggaaaatataaacacaagaaaattgttttttctttcatatgcACAC tCATTTTGTGAAGCAATGCCTTTAAATAAAATGCTCAATATGTTGATGACTGACGTACATTCACCAGCTCCTTTTCGAATGACTGGAACACTTTCAAACATGAAAGAATTTTCTGATGTGTTTGAATGTTCcaacaaaacaataatgaaTCCACAAACAAAATGTGGTTTATGgtattaa